aaatcaattttgaaaacaaatattttattgtaattttgatgtttgaattaATAACTTAACAATTATACTAttaaatacacaaataaaCAACTCATTGTCAAAGCAAGTGGCCTTGAAACAAACCACATAAGCATTTCTATTTGGTAGAATAGGAATGAAAAGGGTTTCATTCACATTAGTATACCTAAGTCGATAACACATTTGTATACAATTGTGCTCGCTTGTGGCATCCACTCAAGAATTTGTTGTTTAGTTATTCTGAAGTTGTAACAATAAGAAATGACtactaaatactaaaatagtttttttatcaccaatgatttgttttttcaatggAATATGGCTGAAAGCCCCACTTAAACTTCAATGTGTTTTTATAATAGcgtaaaacaaattcattgcaACTGAGGAGGAATGCCTAGTTGGGTGATAACTGGGAGCTGTTATGCTGTGTGAAGTCAGTTTAGCTCACCTGAAGCTTTGCCTCAAgcattatatttcaaatatagcatcTATTGAACAGGTTGAGTTTCAGTTAGTCTacaacaaatcaaaattaaagcaGTTGAATAACTACTTTACAGTTTGCTAAAAGGTTCACtgtatgtaaataaataaaacaaaagaagagagagagtcTTCGTTGAGAgcttatttattcattttgtgATCTTCCTCTTGAGAGACAGATTAACGAGATTCTTGAGAGTGGATGTAGGCTGCTAGCTGAACCACTATAACTTTGTGTTTGGTTGAATGTTGGTAATCTGTGCATATCATTGAATATTCTTGGTTGACAGAAATTTTCCATCTCAGTGGTTTGTAGGAAGAGAAACTTTCACGTGGTTAATTGACAACACATGAAGTAATTTTCCAAGAAGTACACCCTGAAATGAGTGAATAAGGCCAGCTCATGCGTGCTGTATAATTGCTGAGTAAAGTTTGTGTACAAACGGTAAGTTTTGCTGAGTATGTACTGATGTTTGTGTACAAATAGCAAGTTTAAAATCTTATGGAGAATGAGTAATGATTAAAGATGgatattttatagaaaaattatataaaaaaaaaataataataataataaaatattttatttctgtAACCTTTCTAAATAAGTTAACAAATTGATGACATTACATTACTTATTTTGTATGTTATAtcgactttttttttagtgtaaaaaaaatgttgattcaTTTCTATGTTCTAGGTGAAGGGTGTAACGCACAATTTTAGATGGAAAGAAGTACGCAAGAAGATGCCAGAAAGTTGGGAACGTTGAGAGTTTTATTAACGACTAAACTCAAGTCAACCAACTACTTTTACAACAGAAAATTTGTTTACACAACACAACATCACAGTTACGAACTCCCGCAACTCACAATGAGCTTCAGTTTTAGCAATGGAAAGACCATCATAAGAACTTCAAGCTTCACATTTTAAGCCAAACCAACAAGTTTCTCACTCAACTCCCACACTTTCCGAGCTTTCTCTGCATCACTTGCTTCCTGAGACAACTGGTTCTCAAATGAAGCCGAGTTCTTGTTCCAGCTCCAATACACACCTGATTTTGTCAAGCTCGGCTCACTCACAACCTGCATTACAAGCAACCAATCAGATTCTTTAACGGATATATACGACCAGAAAATATTTGACATTGTTTTCGTTGCCTATGCTGAAGTTTTAAGCTACCTGAGCTAGTCTCTTTCCTGCTTCATCTTCTGAAACATAGCCCTTGGTGATGAACTTCTGGAATGGAGGGAAAAGTATTCTGAACAAGGGAATGTGCTCTCTGAACAAACCAGTTGTAGCAATGCATCCGGGGTAGAGGGAAGCAAATGTTATGCCGGTTTCCTCGTGATATCGCTTGTGGAACTCTTGCATAGTGAGCATGTTGCATACTTTGCTGTCCTTGTATGCCTTGGCCCCATCAAACTCACCACCGTCGATCATTGAAGAGCTGTTTAGGCCGTTTAGTCCTCCAGCGAGTCCTCTAAGGTCACCAAGGTTGGCCTTAGGAGGCACATTTCCAGCCAAGGTATTTGTGTTCCCTGATcacaaaaatgtcaaaatttagcACAACAACAAGGCAATTACAAGATTGAGAACAACCGCAAATAATAGAATGTACCGGTAATTGATCCGACAATGATGAGCCGTTTTGAGGGGTAATCGGATTTGTTCAAATCCTCTAATAACAAACGGGAAAGGAGGAAATGACCAAGATGGTTAGTTCCAACACTAAGTTCAAAACCTTCAGCAGTGAAAGTAGGCTCTTTAGCAGTTGGTAGGTAAACAGCAGCATTGCACACCAGCACATCAAGCGGCCTGCCAGACTGCCTGAAGTTGTCAACAAACTGGCGAACGCTGTCTAGCGAGGCAAGGTCCAAATGCATAACAGTGTAGTTTTCCTTGGTAATGCCCGCAGATTTAGCAGCTCTTTCAGCCTTGAGAAAGTCTCTACAAGCCATAATGACATGCCATTTTCCAGTTTCAGCCAAAGCCTTGGCTGTGGCTAATCCCAACCCAGAAGAGGCTCCAGTGATCACAACACTACCCTTTCTGAGAGTTTTCTTCCCATCTGGAGTAGCTTTGTTAACTGCTGGACTTTCGGTAGCGGTTGTCTGAGCCCTTATTGCACCAATTTGCTGGTTCAATTCTCTCTGGCATTTTATCAAATACAGAAAATCCAATACAATTCAGCTTGAATGAAAGTGAAACCAAACCATcacatcaacaaaaaaatctaacaCAATCATGAATCAACAAGTTCCCACAgcaaaaaagtacaaaaattagAAGCACCCACTACCTTACACCTCAAAGTAGATGAACTGAATTCAGATTTGAGATGGTCTGAGAATGAAATCCCAAACAAACTAGAATCTTTCAAGCATACACTAGACTTCCCCtgcaaaacaaaagaaacccacatgcattgaaatcaaaatgtgaaaataaacACAACCCAGATTCAAGAAACACATTTCTAATGTTTgtgggtaaaaaaaaaaaaaagaaaaaagaaagagagacaAACCTCTTTAGGAATAGAGAGAGCAGGGGAAACCAATGAAGCAGCTTGGAGAGccattagaagaaaaagaaggaacaaCAAGAGAGCAAAAAATTGAtggttttaaattatgttaagCATTTGGAAAAGAATATCTAGAGAGTGTATATATAGGAAGAAAGATCAAGAGGAGATTGCATAAGAAAGGGGAGTGATGGATGTAAGATACCAAAAATCAGAAAGGATAAGATAATTTGTGAAGTGTGGGCTTGTTCCATATCAATTTGTAGGAACCAATCAGAATTTGAGAACT
This is a stretch of genomic DNA from Cucumis sativus cultivar 9930 chromosome 4, Cucumber_9930_V3, whole genome shotgun sequence. It encodes these proteins:
- the NPR gene encoding protochlorophyllide reductase, chloroplastic (The RefSeq protein has 3 substitutions, 1 non-frameshifting indel compared to this genomic sequence); its protein translation is MALQAASLVSPALSIPKEGKSSVCLKDSSLFGISFSDHLKSEFSSSTLRCKRELNQQIGAIRAQTTATESPAVNKATPDGKKTLRKGSVVITGASSGLGLATAKALAETGKWHVIMACRDFLKAERAAKSAGITKENYTVMHLDLASLDSVRQFVDNFRQSGRPLDVLVCNAAVYLPTAKEPTFTAEGFELSVGTNHLGHFLLSRLLLEDLNKSSYPSKRLIIVGSITGNTNTLAGNVPPKANLGDLRGLAGGLNGLKSSMIDGGEFDGAKAYKDSKVCNMLTMQEFHKRYHEETGITFASLYPGCIATTGLFREHIPLFRILFPPFQKFITQGYVSEDEAGKRLAQVVSEPSLTKSGVYWSWNKNSASFENQLSQEASDAEKARKVWELSEKLVGLA